Sequence from the Notamacropus eugenii isolate mMacEug1 chromosome 6, mMacEug1.pri_v2, whole genome shotgun sequence genome:
ccccccccgcccctgccCCTGGCCGCACCTGCCCCCCACTCCCGTACCTGCCCTCCCCGCACCTGCCCCTGGCCGCATCCCCGATACTGCCCCTGCGTGTGCCAGCCTGGCCCCCCTTGTGGGCCTCCCCTGCCCCAGTGTGTCCACCCTTATCTGTGGCCTTCGCTGCCCGCTCCagaggggctgggggaggagggctcCAGGCTGTGCAGGCGGGCGCCTCCCCCaccatctcctctctccccagTCCAGAGGGCCGTGTACAAGGACCTGGTACTTCTGCTGCAGAGAGACTCCCTGCTGACCGAAGCCCAGCTCAAGGCCAAGGTGAAGGGCTATCCTGGGAGAAGGACAGCCTGGGGAGAGGTGGGGGGCTGAAGTCTTTCCTGTAGGGATGTTTGACCAGGGTGTCTCCTGTCCGAGGGAAGGGTGCCACTGTCTGTCCCGGGGCTGGCTGGGACTGGTGGATGCCCTGTTTGGGACGTAGGGGGAGAGAGGGTCTACAGCCGCCGTAAGATCTGTGTCTGGATTAGGGGGAGCTAAGTTTCGAGAAGGACCGCCTGGTGGCAGGGGGACAGCTGGACGAGTTACACAACGGGATCCATTATCGTGAGGTGCGCCAGTTCCTGTCCAGTTCAGGCCACCACCTCCTACGGTTCTATTTTCTCACCCGAGTTTACTCCGCTTACGTGGAAGATGTCCTGACTGAGTTAGAGCATGGGCCACCTCCTGACCTGGTCATCATAAATTCCTGCCTCTGGGACCTCTCcaggtgagaagagagaaggaggtataCAGTCAGGCTGTCTCTTTGCTTTCCCATCCGCTCTTCTCTGGAATTCAAATACAAACCCCTTCATCTGTCATTCTTCTGCTTCTGTGACATTTTCAGGTGTAGCAGGATCTGGATACTTAGGTCTTCCCTATAGGGAGCACCCTCCCATATAGACCTTGATCCTTTCTAAGACTCTGAATCTGCCCATACATGTGTATCTTGGCCTCTAGGTATGGTGGTGATGCCATTAGAAGTTACCAGGAAAACTTGGAGTGTTTATTTGAAAGAATGGAACAAGTGCTCCCTGCCTCCTGCCTTCTAGTCTGGACCCTGGCCATGCCATTGGGTGACCGCCTTACAGGAGGCTTTCTGCTGCCCGAGGTGAGAAGGCTGGGCTTCTTCTCACCCCTCTTCGTATCTGTGTCTGTGCCGTGCCAGCTCTGCTTTTGGGGGAAGAGGGACCTGAGTCTGTTGTGCATTCCTCAGCTGCAGTCAGTGACGGGCTCTCTACGTGCCGATGTGGTGGAAGCTAATTTCTACTGTTCGATGCTGGCAGACGGGCACCACTTCGATGTGCTCGACCTGCATTTCCACTTCCGACATGCATTTCGGCATCGGCGTTTGGATGGCATCCATTGGGACCAGCATGCCCACCGCCACCTCTCACAGCTATTGCTGGCCCATGTGGCTGAGGCCTGGGGGGTGGAGGCTCCCCGTCGCAGCACTCCTCTTGGTGAGTGACCTCAGAATGGGAATGGGGGAGATAAAGAGGCTCCAGAGGGAAAGGGGTAGGTGCAtgttttcatcagaaaaaaaaatagacggTGAGGCAACGTATCAACTTCTGCTATGCACGATCCAGAAATTTAAACCTAGAAGGGATTCTTCTCAAAGACAAAGGTAACaggtggcagagccagaattcaactTTTCTTTCCAGCATACCACACCACACATCATGTTTCTACTGGATCCCCAATAGTACACTTATCCCTTCTGCATCAAGGGGTCAGGGGTGTGGTACCCccccaatctggaaaatctgcataaaattttttggctctctctttgtaccagagaaaactgaattttttcttttatggggtatttacagtaccttattgtaataTTTGCATTAAGTATTTGGTCGTTGGCTCTGTGTCACCTGCTGACTGGCCTTCATGTATCATCTGTGGCTTTTGCAAAAtgccccccaaattcccatttaatttcttatgccaacccacaatATAGCAGAACTTTGATGGGCAAAGTTGTGATGTCGAAGAGATAATTGAAGTCTGGTCAGAGCATTGAGAAGGATATCCTGGCCATGGAGTCAGACTCTGCTCTTGGGAAGTTTCCAGTCTAGTGGGGATAGAGGATCTAGATACAGATTATGACAATATTCAGCTGTGTTAATACTTGCGTGAAAGATCCTTAAAATCTGGAATGTCAATTATAATAATATCCAGGTGAGAGGAGATGAGGGCCTGAAGTAGGATGGTAATTGTtaaatggagaggagaggagggattgGAGAGAGACGTTACCGAGGTTGAATTGTCAGAATTTGACAGCTGATTGGttgtgaaggaaagggaaaaatgaaaggtGGCTCAGAGGCTAGACTGAGAGGTGGTGCCATCATCAGAAAGCCAGAAGATTAGGAAAAGGCTTTTTAGGGGAAAGActgttcagttttggacacattgaatcAGGGTAGAAATGCTTACCAAGGAGTTGGGAATGTGGTGCTACAGTTTGGAGAGAGATTAGAGTGGGATATAATTTAGATTTAGGACAATCCGGAAGGAGTGAGCAACAGTTTGGTCAAAAGCACAGAGGTCAGAAAGGACTAAAATAAAGGGCACTGAATTTGACAATTAAGATGACAATAATCTAGGAGGGAAGATGTGGACgggaggaaaggaagacaagTCAAAGTGAAGAGCTAGGGGACTTGAGCCAAGTGAAGGAAGTTTGGAACAGAAATGGGGGGGCTTCTCTATCCCTATCTGAACTGATAACCCCATTTCAGGGGAGTGGAGTGAGGAGCAGTCATCCCTAAAATATCCAGACCAAAGGTCCAACGGGGCTTCATCCTGGAGGCATCCAGCCCAGCCACCTCAGGGGACTTTGCCACCCTGGAGACGGCTAGCTGAGGAGCCTCATTGTGGGAATCAGTCATCATTTGCCTCCCTGGAGCGGTCCTTCTTAGATCAGCCAGTACAAGGGGCTATGGAGCCTGCATCCTGGAGATGTTCATCTCAGAGGACTAAAAGGTCTTTTTCCTTCGAGCCAGTAGCCCAAGAGATTGATCATCCTCTGCCCTGGATGGAAAGGCAGTTCCAGCCTCAGTTCTTGCCTCCATCCCAGCTCCTGCCGTTGCCTGTACCCTTACCTTTCCATTCACctcaaggtctccctcaagaCAACTGTTTCTTCTCAGATAATCCTGTCCTGCCTGGCTCCATGCCCCTCAACTATATGCCCTTCAGTGACCCCTTACCTCCTCCTAATGGTAAGTGTGatttctcacctccctccctAAGCTCTGGGAGCAGGGTGAGTTGAACTGACAAGGATTGAGGTCCACCTCAGGCCCCTGGAAGATAGGAGAGGgaccttctccttttcttccgtCCAAGAGAGCTGAACTCTGAAACTCTAACAACcttattcttccttttctgaCCCACCTTACATCACTGGGAGGggcctgggcagctaggtgtgtCAGATCAATACAttttttatagacaagaaaactgaggccctgcaGGGCAAAGAGACTTCTTGTCCACGGTCCCAGAATGGAGGTAAGTGACCAAGCCAATTACTTGTGATCCCTCatgccattttttctttttttaatatagcgTTGGATTCTGCACCTGCTCCCCAGCCTTCTGCCCAGTCTCTTCCTCACTATGGACAGCGCCACAATCTGGTAATGCGACGTGTCCCTCGCCATGTGCCTAATGGTCCCTATAGCCGCTCAAGAGAGGGAGGCTTCAATAGACAGTGGTCCAGATCCGGCCAGACACAGTGAATGACCTTCTTCCTGGCCAAGGACATAGCTGGACATACTGACTTCATAGCCATGGGCGGATTGCCCTTCCTGTGGAAATAGCCAGATGGATTGATTTTCATTGGTCTATCTcctgttggtttttgtttgttttgttttgttttttaccaatAAAGGTATGCCCTCCTGCTGGGGCAGAGGAACCTATTTCTGGCACGTGGGCCTCACTTCCTACTACTGTGACCTCCATTATCCAGTGTTTCTAGTATCCTGTGCCAAACAACTTGTACAGttagatggcatagtagatagaggacAGGGCCAGAAATtgggaagttcaaatccagcctcagacaacatactagctgtgcaaccctggacacatcacttaacctctgtttactctGGTTTCCTCAAACTCTGAAATGGGTGTTTAGACCTACTTTGAAGTGTTGTcatgagaatccaatgagatacttgtaaagcactctgcacaGTGCCCGGTGCTCTGTAAATACTTATTTCTACCTTCCATTttgctttccccttccccttccttgatTGAGGGAAGTCTAAGCCACAGACTGACCCTTACTGTGCACATAGCTGGGCAAAATGACCTTTCGTGGACATAGACCAGTGGTAATGGGTACAGCCAGATAGACAACTATTTGGGAGAACTGCTTATACCAAATTGTAGAGGAGTAACAGCCTGTCATTGGAAAGAGTACCTGCACGAACAGAATCACAGATCTCTGAAATACTCAGTTGCAACAGATGTTCATGAAGTCCCTATGCTGTTCAAGAGCCTTCATTATGATTTTGGGGAGCACATTCATGAACTATGGAAGCTGGGAGATGAGAACAGGAAATGTCAACAGTCTTCCCCCTCTTCCAAGATGAACCTCTCCAATGCTCTTATCCCATAATAATTATGTCAGGGGATCCCCAGTCAGTTTCCTCTATGGGTTGGTGAGCCTTGTCTTTGCCTTCTGACTTTTGAAAGCCCAACACAGGGTGCAGATAGTTGGCTTGTAGTcgatcctttgttcttgaagaggactcgTGATATCACAAGGGTGACGACTTGTGAGGGAGTCGGAAATGAGTGGGACAGAGCTGCCCAgtgttgtcagcctcactctctcctcttgtcATCAGAGTCCAGTCCACCAAAGATCAAGACCAATCGTGGtagcccagaatgcagtgggtgaccttgacctttctaaGTTAAggt
This genomic interval carries:
- the PCED1A gene encoding PC-esterase domain-containing protein 1A isoform X2, whose translation is MVHFFSSEVRQLLHNKFVVVLGDSIQRAVYKDLVLLLQRDSLLTEAQLKAKGELSFEKDRLVAGGQLDELHNGIHYREVRQFLSSSGHHLLRFYFLTRVYSAYVEDVLTELEHGPPPDLVIINSCLWDLSRYGGDAIRSYQENLECLFERMEQVLPASCLLVWTLAMPLGDRLTGGFLLPELQSVTGSLRADVVEANFYCSMLADGHHFDVLDLHFHFRHAFRHRRLDGIHWDQHAHRHLSQLLLAHVAEAWGVEAPRRSTPLGEWSEEQSSLKYPDQRSNGASSWRHPAQPPQGTLPPWRRLAEEPHCGNQSSFASLERSFLDQPVQGAMEPASWRCSSQRTKRSFSFEPVAQEIDHPLPWMERQFQPQFLPPSQLLPLPVPLPFHSPQGLPQDNCFFSDNPVLPGSMPLNYMPFSDPLPPPNALDSAPAPQPSAQSLPHYGQRHNLVMRRVPRHVPNGPYSRSREGGFNRQWSRSGQTQ
- the PCED1A gene encoding PC-esterase domain-containing protein 1A isoform X1; amino-acid sequence: MNEEPSARNSQQVSVLGTRRAGEGKGVSGGPGRPRHVGAGLFRGPRAGRSWSCTSTPPPWPPAHRPRSAQRPRPRPPTGTMVHFFSSEVRQLLHNKFVVVLGDSIQRAVYKDLVLLLQRDSLLTEAQLKAKGELSFEKDRLVAGGQLDELHNGIHYREVRQFLSSSGHHLLRFYFLTRVYSAYVEDVLTELEHGPPPDLVIINSCLWDLSRYGGDAIRSYQENLECLFERMEQVLPASCLLVWTLAMPLGDRLTGGFLLPELQSVTGSLRADVVEANFYCSMLADGHHFDVLDLHFHFRHAFRHRRLDGIHWDQHAHRHLSQLLLAHVAEAWGVEAPRRSTPLGEWSEEQSSLKYPDQRSNGASSWRHPAQPPQGTLPPWRRLAEEPHCGNQSSFASLERSFLDQPVQGAMEPASWRCSSQRTKRSFSFEPVAQEIDHPLPWMERQFQPQFLPPSQLLPLPVPLPFHSPQGLPQDNCFFSDNPVLPGSMPLNYMPFSDPLPPPNALDSAPAPQPSAQSLPHYGQRHNLVMRRVPRHVPNGPYSRSREGGFNRQWSRSGQTQ